The following coding sequences are from one Neodiprion lecontei isolate iyNeoLeco1 chromosome 7, iyNeoLeco1.1, whole genome shotgun sequence window:
- the LOC107222678 gene encoding uncharacterized protein LOC107222678 isoform X2: protein MAMSSLTGLQSGLVDQPELIFELEWKRPPKYSARRQDPKARIGICDPPDPSLDLWLFKSYLCQNIGLSGDIAISYVDSDGDELPIDSECEFREALKFARSQSKKYKNVVLIIDKIGKQELSSNKVDPKQALLFNACDGLFVIPKKPSLTTKNEMAPIHMTGIIRSDEKVEEKPKTNSSFASSSPENAPPAWFRSYMDSMKREIVEEVSTKVMSEVMGVLNAGSSETCSSCSHSMHRNRHSQESNTEEKLRRKKKKRAIGEVESSDSFNPPQQPDVQVLRRLKKIESLAHNFHKALENKRKKCEKIKYAYPNIVLLDNNLDKRPKSAFVPVISAAPKDELPTKCETDSNVASCSEGRARMNCSVTGQEMLEKPTSKGNTYESESDSDNISMLYDSDNSVNLSDAEHDYNFEMVQTPPCFILDKPLNTCDSQDSKPPETFDNSAPLTADRHNFNVVCEAESDRNNNQDSPSYEVLSDPASSDSSLRLNEDHFHVSRNISEQTSNADLIDLNHENQDEKKSNVLVIDMAGKVFEESIDDASNEVIEIYLNKRPGGSYAFVNETLPSHVTKDTSQMSKSDTNLGESNYESCNLNLNMKSSHPSYESKKDKSAPTVTESQTTFQSQTEFTSGMTNDTTHSFSSHSSHTTGSGVYTFTQVQTQTSHTDPKYTVIDNNASKGLEETKYTSCENDLGVRDCQSKLGEDKQTNDTGGKYRREFTSEGSACVFTEQPQKSSVENETRESSPDIGRASNDAVHILPETLVSGAVTVASSAYSTARRVFDRIRSMQTGGAHENVEDGVLGSDIERYFSVLEEMGFTNVELNARLLHEYKFDMSRVISALVQ from the exons ATGGCGATGTCTTCGTTAACGGGACTGCAGTCAGGGTTAGTAGACCAGCCTGAACTGATTTTCGAGCTTGAGTGGAAACGGCCGCCGAAATATTCCGCAAGGCGACAAGACCCCAAGGCCAGGATCGGCATCTGCGACCCTCCTGACCCCAGCCTCGACCTCTGGCTCTTCAAATCATACCtg TGCCAAAACATAGGCTTGTCAGGGGACATAGCTATCAGCTACGTGGATAGCGACGGTGACGAACTACCAATCGATTCGGAGTGTGAATTTCGTGAAGCACTTaag TTTGCTAGATCGCAAAGCAAGAAGTACAAGAATGTTGTGTTGATCATTGACAAAATAGGGAAGCAAGAACTATCGTCTAACAAAGTTGATCCGAAACAGGCCCTCCTGTTTAATGCTTGCGACGGATTGTTTGTTATTCCAAAAAAACCCTCTTTAACTACGAAGAACGAAATGGCTCCAATCCACATGACTGGGATCATCAGGAGTGAtgaaaaagtagaagaaaagCCTAAGACTAACTCTTCTTTTGCATCCTCGTCACCTGAAAACGCTCCACCAGCTTGGTTCAGAAGTTACATGGACTCG ATGAAGCGTGAGATCGTCGAAGAGGTCTCTACGAAAGTAATGTCGGAGGTAATGGGAGTATTGAATGCAGGTTCTTCAGAGACATGTTCCTCGTGCAGCCATTCTATGCATCGCAATCGCCATTCTCAAGAGTCAAATACGGAAGAGAAACTACgtcgtaaaaagaaaaagcgaGCCATCGGCGAAGTAGAATCGAGCGATTCGTTTAACCCTCCTCAACAGCCGGATGTTCAAGTGCTTCGAAGGCTAAAGAAGATCGAAAGTTTGGCACACAACTTTCATAAGGCGCTTGAGAATAagcgaaaaaaatgtgaaaagatAAAATATGCTTATCCCAATATCGTTCTGCTGGATAATAACCTCGATAAGCGTCCCAAAAGCGCTTTTGTACCTGTCATCTCAGCAGCGCCAAAAGATGAACTGCCCACGAAATGCGAGACAGATTCGAACGTTGCTTCCTGCAGCGAGGGAAGGGCTCGAATGAATTGCTCCGTAACTGGACAAGAAATGCTCGAGAAGCCGACGAGCAAAGGAAACACGTACGAGAGTGAGTCCGACAGTGACAACATCAGCATGTTGTACGACAGCGACAACTCTGTTAATCTTTCGGACGCCGAGCACGACTATAACTTTGAGATGGTACAGACACCGCCCTGCTTCATACTAGACAAACCATTAAACACCTGCGACTCCCAGGATTCAAAACCTCCCGAAACATTTGACAACAGCGCTCCGCTAACAGCGGACAGGCATAACTTCAACGTCGTGTGTGAAGCAGAGAGCGATCGTAACAACAATCAAGATTCTCCGAGCTACGAGGTTCTCTCCGACCCAGCGTCTTCCGACTCCTCGCTCCGCCTAAACGAGGACCATTTCCATGTGAGCAGGAATATATCGGAACAAACGTCAAATGCAGACCTTATCGATCTGAACCACGAGAATCAAGATGAGAAAAAGAGCAATGTGCTTGTGATTGACATGGCAGGAAAGGTATTTGAAGAGAGTATTGATGATGCATCAAACGAAGTAatcgaaatatatttaaacaAACGCCCCGGAGGCAGTTACGCCTTCGTCAATGAAACTTTACCGAGCCACGTGACCAAAGACACTTCACAAATGTCCAAGTCGGACACGAATTTGGGTGAGTCGAACTACGAGAGTTGTAACTTGAATTTGAACATGAAAAGTTCTCATCCGAGTTACGAATCGAAGAAAGACAAATCAGCCCCTACTGTCACCGAATCGCAGACCACTTTTCAATCACAAACAGAGTTCACGTCAGGAATGACAAACGACACTACGCACAGCTTCAGTTCCCACAGTTCTCACACTACAGGTAGCGGCGTTTACACCTTCACGCAAGTTCAGACGCAAACAAGTCACACAGATCCAAAATACACGGTCATTGATAACAATGCTTCGAAAGGTCTCGAAGAGACCAAGTATACATCCTGCGAAAACGACCTTGGCGTAAGGGACTGCCAATCGAAACTAGGCGAagataaacaaacgaacgatACGGGCGGAAAATATCGAAGGGAATTCACCAGCGAAGGTTCAGCCTGCGTTTTCACCGAACAACCGCAGAAGTCGAGCGTCGAAAACGAAACCCGTGAGTCGTCTCCAGATATTGGTCGTGCGTCTAACGACGCTGTACATATTTTGCCTGAGACGTTGGTATCTGGTGCAGTAACCGTCGCATCGAGCGCTTATTCAACCGCACGCCGAGTTTTTGATCGAATTCGCAGTATGCAGACG GGAGGTGCTCATGAAAATGTGGAAGATGGCGTTCTTGGCTCGGACATTGAAAGATACTTCAGTGTTCTCGAAGAAATGGGATTCACCAACGTTGAATTGAACGCACGACTTCTTCATGAATACAAATTCGATATGTCAAGAGTGATAAGTGCGTTGGTAcaataa
- the LOC107222678 gene encoding uncharacterized protein LOC107222678 isoform X4 has translation MAMSSLTGLQSGLVDQPELIFELEWKRPPKYSARRQDPKARIGICDPPDPSLDLWLFKSYLCQNIGLSGDIAISYVDSDGDELPIDSECEFREALKFARSQSKKYKNVVLIIDKIGKQELSSNKVDPKQALLFNACDGLFVIPKKPSLTTKNEMAPIHMTGIIRSDEKVEEKPKTNSSFASSSPENAPPAWFRSYMDSMKREIVEEVSTKVMSEVMGVLNAGSSETCSSCSHSMHRNRHSQESNTEEKLRRKKKKRAIGEVESSDSFNPPQQPDVQVLRRLKKIESLAHNFHKALENKRKKCEKIKYAYPNIVLLDNNLDKRPKSAFVPVISAAPKDELPTKCETDSNVASCSEGRARMNCSVTGQEMLEKPTSKGNTYESESDSDNISMLYDSDNSVNLSDAEHDYNFEMVQTPPCFILDKPLNTCDSQDSKPPETFDNSAPLTADRHNFNVVCEAESDRNNNQDSPSYEVLSDPASSDSSLRLNEDHFHVSRNISEQTSNADLIDLNHENQDEKKSNVLVIDMAGKVFEESIDDASNEVIEIYLNKRPGGSYAFVNETLPSHVTKDTSQMSKSDTNLGESNYESCNLNLNMKSSHPSYESKKDKSAPTVTESQTTFQSQTEFTSGMTNDTTHSFSSHSSHTTGSGVYTFTQVQTQTSHTDPKYTVIDNNASKGLEETKYTSCENDLGVRDCQSKLGEDKQTNDTGGKYRREFTSEGSACVFTEQPQKSSVENETQRKNNQISSYREVLMKMWKMAFLARTLKDTSVFSKKWDSPTLN, from the exons ATGGCGATGTCTTCGTTAACGGGACTGCAGTCAGGGTTAGTAGACCAGCCTGAACTGATTTTCGAGCTTGAGTGGAAACGGCCGCCGAAATATTCCGCAAGGCGACAAGACCCCAAGGCCAGGATCGGCATCTGCGACCCTCCTGACCCCAGCCTCGACCTCTGGCTCTTCAAATCATACCtg TGCCAAAACATAGGCTTGTCAGGGGACATAGCTATCAGCTACGTGGATAGCGACGGTGACGAACTACCAATCGATTCGGAGTGTGAATTTCGTGAAGCACTTaag TTTGCTAGATCGCAAAGCAAGAAGTACAAGAATGTTGTGTTGATCATTGACAAAATAGGGAAGCAAGAACTATCGTCTAACAAAGTTGATCCGAAACAGGCCCTCCTGTTTAATGCTTGCGACGGATTGTTTGTTATTCCAAAAAAACCCTCTTTAACTACGAAGAACGAAATGGCTCCAATCCACATGACTGGGATCATCAGGAGTGAtgaaaaagtagaagaaaagCCTAAGACTAACTCTTCTTTTGCATCCTCGTCACCTGAAAACGCTCCACCAGCTTGGTTCAGAAGTTACATGGACTCG ATGAAGCGTGAGATCGTCGAAGAGGTCTCTACGAAAGTAATGTCGGAGGTAATGGGAGTATTGAATGCAGGTTCTTCAGAGACATGTTCCTCGTGCAGCCATTCTATGCATCGCAATCGCCATTCTCAAGAGTCAAATACGGAAGAGAAACTACgtcgtaaaaagaaaaagcgaGCCATCGGCGAAGTAGAATCGAGCGATTCGTTTAACCCTCCTCAACAGCCGGATGTTCAAGTGCTTCGAAGGCTAAAGAAGATCGAAAGTTTGGCACACAACTTTCATAAGGCGCTTGAGAATAagcgaaaaaaatgtgaaaagatAAAATATGCTTATCCCAATATCGTTCTGCTGGATAATAACCTCGATAAGCGTCCCAAAAGCGCTTTTGTACCTGTCATCTCAGCAGCGCCAAAAGATGAACTGCCCACGAAATGCGAGACAGATTCGAACGTTGCTTCCTGCAGCGAGGGAAGGGCTCGAATGAATTGCTCCGTAACTGGACAAGAAATGCTCGAGAAGCCGACGAGCAAAGGAAACACGTACGAGAGTGAGTCCGACAGTGACAACATCAGCATGTTGTACGACAGCGACAACTCTGTTAATCTTTCGGACGCCGAGCACGACTATAACTTTGAGATGGTACAGACACCGCCCTGCTTCATACTAGACAAACCATTAAACACCTGCGACTCCCAGGATTCAAAACCTCCCGAAACATTTGACAACAGCGCTCCGCTAACAGCGGACAGGCATAACTTCAACGTCGTGTGTGAAGCAGAGAGCGATCGTAACAACAATCAAGATTCTCCGAGCTACGAGGTTCTCTCCGACCCAGCGTCTTCCGACTCCTCGCTCCGCCTAAACGAGGACCATTTCCATGTGAGCAGGAATATATCGGAACAAACGTCAAATGCAGACCTTATCGATCTGAACCACGAGAATCAAGATGAGAAAAAGAGCAATGTGCTTGTGATTGACATGGCAGGAAAGGTATTTGAAGAGAGTATTGATGATGCATCAAACGAAGTAatcgaaatatatttaaacaAACGCCCCGGAGGCAGTTACGCCTTCGTCAATGAAACTTTACCGAGCCACGTGACCAAAGACACTTCACAAATGTCCAAGTCGGACACGAATTTGGGTGAGTCGAACTACGAGAGTTGTAACTTGAATTTGAACATGAAAAGTTCTCATCCGAGTTACGAATCGAAGAAAGACAAATCAGCCCCTACTGTCACCGAATCGCAGACCACTTTTCAATCACAAACAGAGTTCACGTCAGGAATGACAAACGACACTACGCACAGCTTCAGTTCCCACAGTTCTCACACTACAGGTAGCGGCGTTTACACCTTCACGCAAGTTCAGACGCAAACAAGTCACACAGATCCAAAATACACGGTCATTGATAACAATGCTTCGAAAGGTCTCGAAGAGACCAAGTATACATCCTGCGAAAACGACCTTGGCGTAAGGGACTGCCAATCGAAACTAGGCGAagataaacaaacgaacgatACGGGCGGAAAATATCGAAGGGAATTCACCAGCGAAGGTTCAGCCTGCGTTTTCACCGAACAACCGCAGAAGTCGAGCGTCGAAAACGAAACCC aaagaaaaaacaatcaaatatCATCTTACAGGGAGGTGCTCATGAAAATGTGGAAGATGGCGTTCTTGGCTCGGACATTGAAAGATACTTCAGTGTTCTCGAAGAAATGGGATTCACCAACGTTGAATTGA
- the LOC107222678 gene encoding uncharacterized protein LOC107222678 isoform X1, with the protein MAMSSLTGLQSGLVDQPELIFELEWKRPPKYSARRQDPKARIGICDPPDPSLDLWLFKSYLCQNIGLSGDIAISYVDSDGDELPIDSECEFREALKFARSQSKKYKNVVLIIDKIGKQELSSNKVDPKQALLFNACDGLFVIPKKPSLTTKNEMAPIHMTGIIRSDEKVEEKPKTNSSFASSSPENAPPAWFRSYMDSMKREIVEEVSTKVMSEVMGVLNAGSSETCSSCSHSMHRNRHSQESNTEEKLRRKKKKRAIGEVESSDSFNPPQQPDVQVLRRLKKIESLAHNFHKALENKRKKCEKIKYAYPNIVLLDNNLDKRPKSAFVPVISAAPKDELPTKCETDSNVASCSEGRARMNCSVTGQEMLEKPTSKGNTYESESDSDNISMLYDSDNSVNLSDAEHDYNFEMVQTPPCFILDKPLNTCDSQDSKPPETFDNSAPLTADRHNFNVVCEAESDRNNNQDSPSYEVLSDPASSDSSLRLNEDHFHVSRNISEQTSNADLIDLNHENQDEKKSNVLVIDMAGKVFEESIDDASNEVIEIYLNKRPGGSYAFVNETLPSHVTKDTSQMSKSDTNLGESNYESCNLNLNMKSSHPSYESKKDKSAPTVTESQTTFQSQTEFTSGMTNDTTHSFSSHSSHTTGSGVYTFTQVQTQTSHTDPKYTVIDNNASKGLEETKYTSCENDLGVRDCQSKLGEDKQTNDTGGKYRREFTSEGSACVFTEQPQKSSVENETRESSPDIGRASNDAVHILPETLVSGAVTVASSAYSTARRVFDRIRSMQTKKQSNIILQGGAHENVEDGVLGSDIERYFSVLEEMGFTNVELNARLLHEYKFDMSRVISALVQ; encoded by the exons ATGGCGATGTCTTCGTTAACGGGACTGCAGTCAGGGTTAGTAGACCAGCCTGAACTGATTTTCGAGCTTGAGTGGAAACGGCCGCCGAAATATTCCGCAAGGCGACAAGACCCCAAGGCCAGGATCGGCATCTGCGACCCTCCTGACCCCAGCCTCGACCTCTGGCTCTTCAAATCATACCtg TGCCAAAACATAGGCTTGTCAGGGGACATAGCTATCAGCTACGTGGATAGCGACGGTGACGAACTACCAATCGATTCGGAGTGTGAATTTCGTGAAGCACTTaag TTTGCTAGATCGCAAAGCAAGAAGTACAAGAATGTTGTGTTGATCATTGACAAAATAGGGAAGCAAGAACTATCGTCTAACAAAGTTGATCCGAAACAGGCCCTCCTGTTTAATGCTTGCGACGGATTGTTTGTTATTCCAAAAAAACCCTCTTTAACTACGAAGAACGAAATGGCTCCAATCCACATGACTGGGATCATCAGGAGTGAtgaaaaagtagaagaaaagCCTAAGACTAACTCTTCTTTTGCATCCTCGTCACCTGAAAACGCTCCACCAGCTTGGTTCAGAAGTTACATGGACTCG ATGAAGCGTGAGATCGTCGAAGAGGTCTCTACGAAAGTAATGTCGGAGGTAATGGGAGTATTGAATGCAGGTTCTTCAGAGACATGTTCCTCGTGCAGCCATTCTATGCATCGCAATCGCCATTCTCAAGAGTCAAATACGGAAGAGAAACTACgtcgtaaaaagaaaaagcgaGCCATCGGCGAAGTAGAATCGAGCGATTCGTTTAACCCTCCTCAACAGCCGGATGTTCAAGTGCTTCGAAGGCTAAAGAAGATCGAAAGTTTGGCACACAACTTTCATAAGGCGCTTGAGAATAagcgaaaaaaatgtgaaaagatAAAATATGCTTATCCCAATATCGTTCTGCTGGATAATAACCTCGATAAGCGTCCCAAAAGCGCTTTTGTACCTGTCATCTCAGCAGCGCCAAAAGATGAACTGCCCACGAAATGCGAGACAGATTCGAACGTTGCTTCCTGCAGCGAGGGAAGGGCTCGAATGAATTGCTCCGTAACTGGACAAGAAATGCTCGAGAAGCCGACGAGCAAAGGAAACACGTACGAGAGTGAGTCCGACAGTGACAACATCAGCATGTTGTACGACAGCGACAACTCTGTTAATCTTTCGGACGCCGAGCACGACTATAACTTTGAGATGGTACAGACACCGCCCTGCTTCATACTAGACAAACCATTAAACACCTGCGACTCCCAGGATTCAAAACCTCCCGAAACATTTGACAACAGCGCTCCGCTAACAGCGGACAGGCATAACTTCAACGTCGTGTGTGAAGCAGAGAGCGATCGTAACAACAATCAAGATTCTCCGAGCTACGAGGTTCTCTCCGACCCAGCGTCTTCCGACTCCTCGCTCCGCCTAAACGAGGACCATTTCCATGTGAGCAGGAATATATCGGAACAAACGTCAAATGCAGACCTTATCGATCTGAACCACGAGAATCAAGATGAGAAAAAGAGCAATGTGCTTGTGATTGACATGGCAGGAAAGGTATTTGAAGAGAGTATTGATGATGCATCAAACGAAGTAatcgaaatatatttaaacaAACGCCCCGGAGGCAGTTACGCCTTCGTCAATGAAACTTTACCGAGCCACGTGACCAAAGACACTTCACAAATGTCCAAGTCGGACACGAATTTGGGTGAGTCGAACTACGAGAGTTGTAACTTGAATTTGAACATGAAAAGTTCTCATCCGAGTTACGAATCGAAGAAAGACAAATCAGCCCCTACTGTCACCGAATCGCAGACCACTTTTCAATCACAAACAGAGTTCACGTCAGGAATGACAAACGACACTACGCACAGCTTCAGTTCCCACAGTTCTCACACTACAGGTAGCGGCGTTTACACCTTCACGCAAGTTCAGACGCAAACAAGTCACACAGATCCAAAATACACGGTCATTGATAACAATGCTTCGAAAGGTCTCGAAGAGACCAAGTATACATCCTGCGAAAACGACCTTGGCGTAAGGGACTGCCAATCGAAACTAGGCGAagataaacaaacgaacgatACGGGCGGAAAATATCGAAGGGAATTCACCAGCGAAGGTTCAGCCTGCGTTTTCACCGAACAACCGCAGAAGTCGAGCGTCGAAAACGAAACCCGTGAGTCGTCTCCAGATATTGGTCGTGCGTCTAACGACGCTGTACATATTTTGCCTGAGACGTTGGTATCTGGTGCAGTAACCGTCGCATCGAGCGCTTATTCAACCGCACGCCGAGTTTTTGATCGAATTCGCAGTATGCAGACG aaaaaacaatcaaatatCATCTTACAGGGAGGTGCTCATGAAAATGTGGAAGATGGCGTTCTTGGCTCGGACATTGAAAGATACTTCAGTGTTCTCGAAGAAATGGGATTCACCAACGTTGAATTGAACGCACGACTTCTTCATGAATACAAATTCGATATGTCAAGAGTGATAAGTGCGTTGGTAcaataa
- the LOC107222678 gene encoding uncharacterized protein LOC107222678 isoform X5 → MAMSSLTGLQSGLVDQPELIFELEWKRPPKYSARRQDPKARIGICDPPDPSLDLWLFKSYLCQNIGLSGDIAISYVDSDGDELPIDSECEFREALKFARSQSKKYKNVVLIIDKIGKQELSSNKVDPKQALLFNACDGLFVIPKKPSLTTKNEMAPIHMTGIIRSDEKVEEKPKTNSSFASSSPENAPPAWFRSYMDSMKREIVEEVSTKVMSEVMGVLNAGSSETCSSCSHSMHRNRHSQESNTEEKLRRKKKKRAIGEVESSDSFNPPQQPDVQVLRRLKKIESLAHNFHKALENKRKKCEKIKYAYPNIVLLDNNLDKRPKSAFVPVISAAPKDELPTKCETDSNVASCSEGRARMNCSVTGQEMLEKPTSKGNTYESESDSDNISMLYDSDNSVNLSDAEHDYNFEMVQTPPCFILDKPLNTCDSQDSKPPETFDNSAPLTADRHNFNVVCEAESDRNNNQDSPSYEVLSDPASSDSSLRLNEDHFHVSRNISEQTSNADLIDLNHENQDEKKSNVLVIDMAGKVFEESIDDASNEVIEIYLNKRPGGSYAFVNETLPSHVTKDTSQMSKSDTNLGESNYESCNLNLNMKSSHPSYESKKDKSAPTVTESQTTFQSQTEFTSGMTNDTTHSFSSHSSHTTGSGVYTFTQVQTQTSHTDPKYTVIDNNASKGLEETKYTSCENDLGVRDCQSKLGEDKQTNDTGGKYRREFTSEGSACVFTEQPQKSSVENETQKTIKYHLTGRCS, encoded by the exons ATGGCGATGTCTTCGTTAACGGGACTGCAGTCAGGGTTAGTAGACCAGCCTGAACTGATTTTCGAGCTTGAGTGGAAACGGCCGCCGAAATATTCCGCAAGGCGACAAGACCCCAAGGCCAGGATCGGCATCTGCGACCCTCCTGACCCCAGCCTCGACCTCTGGCTCTTCAAATCATACCtg TGCCAAAACATAGGCTTGTCAGGGGACATAGCTATCAGCTACGTGGATAGCGACGGTGACGAACTACCAATCGATTCGGAGTGTGAATTTCGTGAAGCACTTaag TTTGCTAGATCGCAAAGCAAGAAGTACAAGAATGTTGTGTTGATCATTGACAAAATAGGGAAGCAAGAACTATCGTCTAACAAAGTTGATCCGAAACAGGCCCTCCTGTTTAATGCTTGCGACGGATTGTTTGTTATTCCAAAAAAACCCTCTTTAACTACGAAGAACGAAATGGCTCCAATCCACATGACTGGGATCATCAGGAGTGAtgaaaaagtagaagaaaagCCTAAGACTAACTCTTCTTTTGCATCCTCGTCACCTGAAAACGCTCCACCAGCTTGGTTCAGAAGTTACATGGACTCG ATGAAGCGTGAGATCGTCGAAGAGGTCTCTACGAAAGTAATGTCGGAGGTAATGGGAGTATTGAATGCAGGTTCTTCAGAGACATGTTCCTCGTGCAGCCATTCTATGCATCGCAATCGCCATTCTCAAGAGTCAAATACGGAAGAGAAACTACgtcgtaaaaagaaaaagcgaGCCATCGGCGAAGTAGAATCGAGCGATTCGTTTAACCCTCCTCAACAGCCGGATGTTCAAGTGCTTCGAAGGCTAAAGAAGATCGAAAGTTTGGCACACAACTTTCATAAGGCGCTTGAGAATAagcgaaaaaaatgtgaaaagatAAAATATGCTTATCCCAATATCGTTCTGCTGGATAATAACCTCGATAAGCGTCCCAAAAGCGCTTTTGTACCTGTCATCTCAGCAGCGCCAAAAGATGAACTGCCCACGAAATGCGAGACAGATTCGAACGTTGCTTCCTGCAGCGAGGGAAGGGCTCGAATGAATTGCTCCGTAACTGGACAAGAAATGCTCGAGAAGCCGACGAGCAAAGGAAACACGTACGAGAGTGAGTCCGACAGTGACAACATCAGCATGTTGTACGACAGCGACAACTCTGTTAATCTTTCGGACGCCGAGCACGACTATAACTTTGAGATGGTACAGACACCGCCCTGCTTCATACTAGACAAACCATTAAACACCTGCGACTCCCAGGATTCAAAACCTCCCGAAACATTTGACAACAGCGCTCCGCTAACAGCGGACAGGCATAACTTCAACGTCGTGTGTGAAGCAGAGAGCGATCGTAACAACAATCAAGATTCTCCGAGCTACGAGGTTCTCTCCGACCCAGCGTCTTCCGACTCCTCGCTCCGCCTAAACGAGGACCATTTCCATGTGAGCAGGAATATATCGGAACAAACGTCAAATGCAGACCTTATCGATCTGAACCACGAGAATCAAGATGAGAAAAAGAGCAATGTGCTTGTGATTGACATGGCAGGAAAGGTATTTGAAGAGAGTATTGATGATGCATCAAACGAAGTAatcgaaatatatttaaacaAACGCCCCGGAGGCAGTTACGCCTTCGTCAATGAAACTTTACCGAGCCACGTGACCAAAGACACTTCACAAATGTCCAAGTCGGACACGAATTTGGGTGAGTCGAACTACGAGAGTTGTAACTTGAATTTGAACATGAAAAGTTCTCATCCGAGTTACGAATCGAAGAAAGACAAATCAGCCCCTACTGTCACCGAATCGCAGACCACTTTTCAATCACAAACAGAGTTCACGTCAGGAATGACAAACGACACTACGCACAGCTTCAGTTCCCACAGTTCTCACACTACAGGTAGCGGCGTTTACACCTTCACGCAAGTTCAGACGCAAACAAGTCACACAGATCCAAAATACACGGTCATTGATAACAATGCTTCGAAAGGTCTCGAAGAGACCAAGTATACATCCTGCGAAAACGACCTTGGCGTAAGGGACTGCCAATCGAAACTAGGCGAagataaacaaacgaacgatACGGGCGGAAAATATCGAAGGGAATTCACCAGCGAAGGTTCAGCCTGCGTTTTCACCGAACAACCGCAGAAGTCGAGCGTCGAAAACGAAACCC aaaaaacaatcaaatatCATCTTACAGGGAGGTGCTCATGA